In one window of Nicotiana tabacum cultivar K326 chromosome 12, ASM71507v2, whole genome shotgun sequence DNA:
- the LOC107793126 gene encoding RNA-binding protein Y14A-like: MANAEVEAVDFEPEDDDLMDEDVDASSSPRASIPKLKSAITGGSSSAPKKTKGRGFREEAAEADRNARMSARFDSLDSDGGPGPERSIEGWIVLVTGVNEETQEDDLHNEFGEFGEIKNVHLNLDRRTGFVKGYALIEYENFEEAQRAINEKDGAEFLTQTIHVDWAFSRGPFKRRNARRRSPRGHRSRSPRRRF; encoded by the exons ATGGCGAATGCGGAGGTAGAGGCGGTGGATTTCGAGCCAGAGGATGATGATCTGATGGACGAGGACGTGGATGCCTCATCGTCTCCTAGGGCTTCGATCCCTAAGCTCAAATCTGCCATCACTGGCGGATCTTCCTCCGCACCTAAGAAGACCAAAGGACGTGGATTCCGTGAAGAAGCCGCTGAGGCTGACCGTAATGCCCGTATGTCTGCCCGCTTCGATTCTCTCGATTCTGACGGCGGTCCTGGTCCTGAACGAT CCATTGAAGGATGGATTGTTTTAGTTACTGGGGTTAATGAAGAGACACAAGAAGATGATCTTCATAATGAGTTTGGTGAGTTCGGAGAAATCAAGAATGTGCATTTGAATCTGGATCGTCGGACTGGATTTGTCAAG GGCTATGCATTGATAGAATATGAGAATTTTGAAGAAGCACAAAGAGCTATAAATGAAAAGGATGGAGCCGAGTTTCTCACTCAGACTATACATGTTGATTGGGCATTCAGCAGAGGTCCTTTCAAGAGGAGGAATGCTAGGAGGAG